A single window of Deltaproteobacteria bacterium DNA harbors:
- a CDS encoding outer membrane beta-barrel protein yields the protein MVKRYFYLFVGIFLIFSSTVFASADYASKEKGWHKGAYTLLGVGFLNVDKDVNVVTGQSFGSDIIPAYGLTTGWNFLDHWATELQMRYGTEKVNGRREHAVNINFNGKYSFILDALTKWKIVRFLPYVKIGAGVFGAAVPNLSAGNDRLGVWGPTFDLGGGMEILIHKFLYVGLDFTQDFAFLQEKFNTINGVRTKILNGGFDPQSSLFGYVGVHF from the coding sequence ATTTTCCTGATTTTTTCTTCCACAGTTTTCGCCAGCGCAGATTACGCATCAAAAGAAAAGGGTTGGCATAAAGGAGCTTATACTCTGCTGGGGGTTGGATTTTTGAATGTGGACAAAGATGTTAATGTTGTCACAGGTCAGTCTTTTGGTTCCGACATCATTCCCGCTTATGGCCTGACCACCGGCTGGAACTTTTTGGATCATTGGGCCACGGAATTGCAGATGCGTTACGGAACAGAAAAAGTAAATGGCCGAAGGGAACACGCGGTCAACATCAATTTTAACGGAAAATATTCCTTTATCTTGGATGCCCTCACAAAATGGAAAATCGTCCGCTTTCTTCCCTACGTTAAAATTGGAGCAGGCGTGTTTGGAGCCGCTGTTCCTAATTTAAGCGCGGGAAATGATCGTCTCGGTGTTTGGGGCCCCACTTTTGATTTGGGTGGCGGGATGGAAATTTTAATCCATAAATTTCTTTATGTCGGCCTTGATTTCACACAAGATTTCGCGTTTCTTCAGGAAAAATTCAATACGATCAACGGTGTAAGAACAAAAATTCTGAACGGCGGCTTTGATCCCCAATCCTCGTTGTTCGGCTACGTTGGGGTTCATTTCTAA